One genomic window of Heptranchias perlo isolate sHepPer1 chromosome 12, sHepPer1.hap1, whole genome shotgun sequence includes the following:
- the LOC137327884 gene encoding transmembrane protein 80-like isoform X1, which produces MVLIKVKSSAVLSSMPLQMVYYFNVFYYSFYFLATFLMVIYKSQVFSFPDGNLARDLVLLILMVILEVIRLYLGFKGNLIEEAVPIVISLVLTIGSVMLSMYFLLWQTYVLKADVIINAILLLTYGLEGVLEIIAVSAFARIYT; this is translated from the exons ATGGTGTTGATAAAAG TGAAATCTTCTGCTGTT CTTTCCTCCATGCCACTACAGATGGTTTATTATTTCAATGTGTTTTATTATAGTTTTTATTTTCTCGCCACTTTTCTAATGGTTATCTACAAAA GTCAGGTTTTCAGTTTCCCAGATGGTAATCTGGCCCGAGATCTGGTCCTTCTGATTCTCATGGTAATCCTGGAAGTGATAAGGCTATATCTTG GTTTTAAAGGTAACCTGATTGAAGAGGCGGTTCCAATTGTAATTAGTCTGGTCCTGACAATTGGAAGTGTGATGCTTTCCATGTACTTCTTGCTGTGGCAGACCTACGTGCTGAAAGCAGATGTAATAATCAATGCAATCCTCCTGCTAACCTATGGATTGGAGGGGGTTTTGGAAATAATTGCTGTTTCGGCTTTTGCCAG GATCTACACATGA
- the LOC137327884 gene encoding uncharacterized protein isoform X2, with amino-acid sequence MVLIKVKSSAVLSSMPLQMVYYFNVFYYSFYFLATFLMVIYKSQVFSFPDGNLARDLVLLILMVILEVIRLYLGEGCSCWGMRSFHFEHPMSGSTHDMTGMMHHSFGSLRHSCHLEFFAVCVKIGSKQFFLLNFIFVGEF; translated from the exons ATGGTGTTGATAAAAG TGAAATCTTCTGCTGTT CTTTCCTCCATGCCACTACAGATGGTTTATTATTTCAATGTGTTTTATTATAGTTTTTATTTTCTCGCCACTTTTCTAATGGTTATCTACAAAA GTCAGGTTTTCAGTTTCCCAGATGGTAATCTGGCCCGAGATCTGGTCCTTCTGATTCTCATGGTAATCCTGGAAGTGATAAGGCTATATCTTG GTGAGGGATGTTCGTGCTGGGGAATGCGAAGCTTCCATTTTGAGCATCCTATGTCAG GATCTACACATGACATGACTGGAATGATGCATCATTCGTTTGGATCACTAAGACATTCCTGCCATCTGGAGTTCTTTGCAGTTTGTGTCAAAATAGgatcaaaacaattttttttattaaactttATTTTTGTGGGGGAATTTTAG